Proteins found in one Aethina tumida isolate Nest 87 chromosome 1, icAetTumi1.1, whole genome shotgun sequence genomic segment:
- the LOC126264260 gene encoding uncharacterized protein LOC126264260: MNIPQGESSTTNSLIRIKKEADAKLQLAQVRETQTLKLYLERKAKKHALILEKFQLLEDISYYKQIAHDLHTKEIIKTKNFLKNELEYGKLKFQIDQGLKRLNKLRQVKIISVEENKLIDKENEEREKVQELQQQKTRLEETYKKNKEIIEELLNELKLILNIHEKSI, translated from the exons ATGAATATTCCACAGGGGGAAAGTTCTACAACAAATTCACTCATCCGCATAAAAAAAGAAGCCGATGCAAAATTACAGCTGG cGCAAGTTAGAGAAACGCAAACACTGAAGCTATATCTTGAGCGAAAAGCTAAGAAACACGCTCTAATTTTGGAGAAATTTCAACTACTGGAGGATATATCATATTATAAGCAAATTGCACAT gacTTGCacacaaaagaaataattaaaaccaaaaattttttaaaaaatgaactagAATATGGAAaactgaaatttcaaattgaccAAGGTCTAAAGCGTCTTAACAAACTCAGGCAAG taaaaattatatcagttgaagaaaataaattgatagatAAAGAAAATGAAGAAAGAGAGAAAGTCCAAGAACTACAACAACAGAAAACACGTTTAGAAGAAACTTACAAAaagaataaagaaattatagaAGAGTTATTGaatgaactaaaattaattttaaacattcatgaaaaatccatttaa
- the LOC109598770 gene encoding uncharacterized protein LOC109598770 isoform X3, translating to MVDAGETGNDPIQNIIRMSDELISIVSVDYIKSVGLEKFIEESYVYNVIERELAIQLKSLEDLLKNIENKKSNINSHRNECKVTERGDKILLAKVNKLAQHNSFLKEEIEQMKQKNNSLMKDLNIYSHKLKTHLVLEQKLSQGVLL from the exons ATGGTGGACGCAGGTGAAACAGGCAATGATCCGATCCAAAATATCATACGAATGTCGGACGAATTAATTTCGATTGTCAG tGTGGACTACATCAAAAGTGTAGGATtagaaaagtttattgaaGAAAGTTACGTTTACAATGTAATCGAAAGAGAACTGGCCATCCAATTAAAGAGCTTGGAAGACCTTTTAAAgaacatagaaaataaaaaatccaatatAAATTCACACAGAAATGAATG CAAAGTTACAGAGAGGGGAGACAAGATACTTTTGGCCAAAGTGAATAAACTCGCCCaacataattcatttttaaaagaagaaatagaACAAATGAAGCAAAAGAACAATAGTTTGATGaaggatctaaatatttactctcataaattaaaaacacatttggTGTTGGAACAGAAATTATCACAAG GTGTCTTACTATAA
- the LOC109598770 gene encoding uncharacterized protein LOC109598770 isoform X2, producing MVDAGETGNDPIQNIIRMSDELISIVSVDYIKSVGLEKFIEESYVYNVIERELAIQLKSLEDLLKNIENKKSNINSHRNECKVTERGDKILLAKVNKLAQHNSFLKEEIEQMKQKNNSLMKDLNIYSHKLKTHLVLEQKLSQDDRATLIN from the exons ATGGTGGACGCAGGTGAAACAGGCAATGATCCGATCCAAAATATCATACGAATGTCGGACGAATTAATTTCGATTGTCAG tGTGGACTACATCAAAAGTGTAGGATtagaaaagtttattgaaGAAAGTTACGTTTACAATGTAATCGAAAGAGAACTGGCCATCCAATTAAAGAGCTTGGAAGACCTTTTAAAgaacatagaaaataaaaaatccaatatAAATTCACACAGAAATGAATG CAAAGTTACAGAGAGGGGAGACAAGATACTTTTGGCCAAAGTGAATAAACTCGCCCaacataattcatttttaaaagaagaaatagaACAAATGAAGCAAAAGAACAATAGTTTGATGaaggatctaaatatttactctcataaattaaaaacacatttggTGTTGGAACAGAAATTATCACAAG acGACCGTGCGACACTTATAAATTAG
- the LOC109598770 gene encoding uncharacterized protein LOC109598770 isoform X4: MVDAGETGNDPIQNIIRMSDELISIVSVDYIKSVGLEKFIEESYVYNVIERELAIQLKSLEDLLKNIENKKSNINSHRNECKVTERGDKILLAKVNKLAQHNSFLKEEIEQMKQKNNSLMKDLNIYSHKLKTHLVLEQKLSQET, translated from the exons ATGGTGGACGCAGGTGAAACAGGCAATGATCCGATCCAAAATATCATACGAATGTCGGACGAATTAATTTCGATTGTCAG tGTGGACTACATCAAAAGTGTAGGATtagaaaagtttattgaaGAAAGTTACGTTTACAATGTAATCGAAAGAGAACTGGCCATCCAATTAAAGAGCTTGGAAGACCTTTTAAAgaacatagaaaataaaaaatccaatatAAATTCACACAGAAATGAATG CAAAGTTACAGAGAGGGGAGACAAGATACTTTTGGCCAAAGTGAATAAACTCGCCCaacataattcatttttaaaagaagaaatagaACAAATGAAGCAAAAGAACAATAGTTTGATGaaggatctaaatatttactctcataaattaaaaacacatttggTGTTGGAACAGAAATTATCACAAG AGACttga
- the LOC109598770 gene encoding uncharacterized protein LOC109598770 isoform X1, with the protein MVDAGETGNDPIQNIIRMSDELISIVSVDYIKSVGLEKFIEESYVYNVIERELAIQLKSLEDLLKNIENKKSNINSHRNECKVTERGDKILLAKVNKLAQHNSFLKEEIEQMKQKNNSLMKDLNIYSHKLKTHLVLEQKLSQETRQTKAPSISFSRVWADSLCNRTS; encoded by the exons ATGGTGGACGCAGGTGAAACAGGCAATGATCCGATCCAAAATATCATACGAATGTCGGACGAATTAATTTCGATTGTCAG tGTGGACTACATCAAAAGTGTAGGATtagaaaagtttattgaaGAAAGTTACGTTTACAATGTAATCGAAAGAGAACTGGCCATCCAATTAAAGAGCTTGGAAGACCTTTTAAAgaacatagaaaataaaaaatccaatatAAATTCACACAGAAATGAATG CAAAGTTACAGAGAGGGGAGACAAGATACTTTTGGCCAAAGTGAATAAACTCGCCCaacataattcatttttaaaagaagaaatagaACAAATGAAGCAAAAGAACAATAGTTTGATGaaggatctaaatatttactctcataaattaaaaacacatttggTGTTGGAACAGAAATTATCACAAG aaacccGTCAAACTAAGGCGCCGTCAATATCATTTTCACGTGTATGGGCAGATTCCTTGTGCAATAGAACGTCATAG